The following nucleotide sequence is from Halomonas chromatireducens.
TTGGCGTCACCGCTCTGGCAAACGCTGCTCCGGTCACCCATATGGGAGGGGACATCACAGAAGAACAGGTACTCGCCACTCAGCGGGCATGGGGAGAGGCCCTGGTCGACATTTCTGATACGTACAAAGCAGAAGGCATCGACGCCGCCACCGAGCTCGCCCGCAACGTCATCGACAGCGCCTACGGCCATGCGATGGGTCCGATACTGTTCAAGCCCACGCTTACCAAGGCTCCCCAGACGTTCCGCACCACTCCGGAAGGCGCACTCGCCTACTTTGTGGGTCATGATGACGCCTATCCTGATGACAGTGGCTTCGCCTTGAAAGGCTGGCAGGAAGTCAGCATCGACAATTCCGCTATCTTCATCAGCGGCGACGTCGCCATGACCATTGGCACCGTGTCCATTCTCGATGCCGATGGACATACCACCACTGTGGACAAGACCTGGGGCTACCATCTGGACGACGAGGGTGAGCTCCGTATCGTTCTGCATCACTCCTCACTGCCATACACCGAATAGTCCCACACGGAATATGCCGGATGCACTGTATGAGTATCCAATCTGCGGCCCTATACCGTCAGGTGCTCCTTGATCAGTGCATCCGATAGCTCCCCGATCCCCCCCTTGGCCACCGGTCGACCACGGTTCATGATCACGAAGCGATCCGCGTACTTGCGGGCGAAGGGCAGCTTCTGCTCCACCAGCAGCACCGTGAGCCCATCCTCGTCGATCAGCTTGCGGATCACCTCGCCAATCTGGGCGACGATATTGGGCTGGATCCCCTCCCCCGGCTCATCGAGGATCAACAGGCGGGGCTCGATTACCAGCGCCCGGCCGATGGCCAGCTGCTGCTGCTGCCCCCCGGAGAGATCACCGCCACGGCGGTGTTTCATCTCGGCGAGCACCGGGAACAGCTCGAATACCCGTTCCGGGATGCTGCGCTTGCCATCGCGGCGTGCCGCCAGTCCGGTACGCAGGTTCTCCTCCACCGTCATCAGCGGAAATATCTGGCGTCCTTGGGGCACATAGCCAATGCCCAGGCGCGAGCGCTCCTCAACCCGTTTCCTGGTCAGCTCAACGTCATCCGCGTAGCGGATGCTGCCGCTGGAGATGGCCACCTCACCCATGATCGCCTTCAGCAGCGTGGTCTTGCCGACGCCGTTGCGACCCATCACGCAGGTACACTGGCCGGCAGGCACGTCCAGATCGAGGTCCCACAGGGTATGGCTCTCGCCGTAGTACTGGTTGAGCTTGTCGACGGTCAGCATCAGGCCACCTCCTCTTCGGCGTCGGCCCCCAGGTAGACCTCGACCACTTTCGGGTCGTTGGACACCTGGTCCATGCTGCCCTCGGCCAGCACGCTACCCTGGTGGAGCACCGTCACCTTACGTGCGATGGAGCGCACGAAGCCCATGTCGTGCTCCACGACGACCACCGACTGCTTGCCGGCAAGGCCGGTGAGCAGCTCGGCGGTGCGCTCCATCTCCTGCTCGGTCATGCCGGCCACCGGCTCGTCGACGAGCAGCAGACGCGGCCGCTGCATCAGCAGCATGCCGATCTCCAGCCACTGCTTCTGGCCGTGGGAGAGGATGCCCGCCGGACGTAGGCGAAGCTCGGCAAGGCCGATGGTTTCCAGCACCTCCTCGATGCGCTCGCGAATGGACGGCGTCATTCTGGCCGTGAGGGTCGGCAGGATGCGCTTGTCCGCCGCCATGGCCAGCTCCAGGTTCTCGAACACCGTCAATGCCTCGAACACGGTGGGCTTCTGGAACTTGCGGCCGATGCCGAGGCTGGCGATCTCCGGCTCGTTCATGGTCAGGAGATCATGGCGGCTGCCGAACCACACCTTGCCGGCATCGGGGCGGGTCTTGCCGGTGATGATGTCCATCATGGTGGTTTTGCCGGCCCCGTTGGGCCCGATGATGCAGCGCAGCTCGCCGTCGTCGATGGTCAGGTTCAGGTCGTTGATCGCCTTGAATCCATCGAAGCTGACCGTGACGTCCTCGAGGTAAAGGATGGGCCCATGGCGCACATCCACCGGCGATGCCGCCGGCACCAGGAAGTCGAACACACGATCCCGGTCGGCCAGTGATCTGAGAAAGCTCATGCCGCTACCTCCTTGCCGCGTGGAGTGGGCGATTCGTCGTCCTTGCCACGGTGTTTCCGGCGCCGGACGCGATAGGCCAGCAGTCCAGCCACCCCCTTGGGCAGAAATACCGTCACCAGCACGAACATCGCGCCCAGGGCGAACAGCCAGGCATCCGGCATCACCCCAGTGAAGACCGTCTTGGCGTAGTTGACCAGGATGGCGCCGATCACCGCGCCGTAGAGCGTCGCGCGGCCGCCCAGCGCCACCCAGAGCACGATCTCGATGGAGAATACCGGCGAGAATTCGCTGGGATTGATGATGCCCACCTGGGGTACGTAGAGCGCCCCAGCCAGGCCGGCCAGCATCGCCGAAACCACGAAGACGAAGAGCTGGAAGCGCTCGACCCGATAGCCGATGAAGCGCGTTCGCGCCTCCGCATCGCGGGTCGCCACGCAGACCCGGCCCAGCTTGCTGCCGACGATGGCACGGCACAGGACGTAGCCCACGGCCAGGGCCACCCCGGTGGCGATGAACAGGCCCAGCCGGGTGGCATCGCTTCTCAGGTTGTAACCGAGGATGTCGCGGAAGTCGGTCAGGCCGTTGTTGCCGCCGAAGCCCATCTCGTTGCGGAAAAACGCCAACATCAGGGCGAAGGTCAACGCCTGGGTGATGATCGACAGATAGACCCCCGTCACCCGCGAGCGGAATGCCAGGAAGCCGAACACCAGGGCCAGCAGGCCAGGTGCCAGCAGCACCATGGCGAAGGCGAACCAGGCCATGTCGAAGCCAGTCCAGTACCAGGGCAGGCTGTCCCAGTTGAGGAACACCATGAAGTCCGGCAGTTCGGGATGACCGTAGACACCGCGGTCACCAATCTGGCGCATCAGGTACATGCCCATGGCATAGCCGCCCAGGGCGAAGAAGGCGCCGTGCCCCAGGCTCAGAATGCCCAGATAGCCCCACACCAGGTCCACCGCGACGGCGAGCAGCGCATAGCTCAGGTACTTGCCGAACAGGTTGACGGTATAGGCGTTGACGTAGAGCGGATGCCCCTGGGGTACGGCCACATGAAGGATCGTCACCAGGACCAGCGCGGCGAGCAGCACGCCGAGGAACAGCTGGGTCGATCGCTCGGTAAAGGGTCTTCCTAGCCAATGCATGCGTTAACCCTCCGCTGCCCGGCCCTTCTGCGGAAAGAGTCCGCGGGGGCGCTTCTGGATGAAAAGAATGATGAAGACGAGCACGATGATCTTGGCCAGCACGGCACCGGCCCAGGGCTCGAGAATCTGGTTGATCACGCCCAGCGACAGTCCCGCCACCAGGGTGCCCCAGAGGTTGCCCACCCCACCGAAGACCACCACCATGAACGAGTCGATGATGTAGTTCTGCCCCAGGTTGGGGCCAACGTTGGTGAGCTGGGAGAGCGCCACCCCGGCCAGGCCGGCGACGCCGGAGCCCAGGGCGAAGGTCATGATGTCGACCCGGGTGGCGCGAATGCCCATCGAGCGCGCCATGGCGCGATTCTGGGTCACGGCGCGCACCTCCAGGCCGAGCCGGGTGCGGCGCATGATCAGCATCAGGGCGGCGAATACCACCAGGGTGAAGCCCAGCACATACATGCGATTGAGGGTCAGCGACAGGGCATCGTTGACGACCAGCGAACCACTCATCCAATCCGGGGTGACCACGGTCCGGTTCTGCGGGGAGATGGCCGTGCGCACTAGCTGCTGCAGGATCAGACTGATGCCGAAGGTGGCCAGTAGGGTCTCCAGGGGGCGTCCCTTGAGAAACTGGATGACGCCGCGTTCGATGGCGATGCCGGCCAATGCCGAGACCATGAACCCGGCGGGTATCGACAGGATCAGCGCCAGACCGGGCTGTCCCGGAATCAGCTGCTGCATGGCCCAGGTGGTATAGGCGCCGAGCATGATCAGCTCGCCGTGGGCCATGTTGATGACGCCCATCACACCGAAAGTGATGGCCAGGCCAATGGCCGCCAGCACGAGTACCGAACCCAGGCTCAGACCGAAATAGAGGGTCTCGAGGCCGCGGTTGATCCGCAGGTTCTGCTCGATGCTGTTCAGCGCCGCCTGGGCGGCGTCGGCGACCACCGGGTCATCGCCCATCACCGCCCGATTCAATGCAACACGCACCCGGGGATGGAGACTGCCCTCAAGGTCGGCAACGGCATCGAGTTCCCCCTGCTCCAGACGATGGATCGCCAGCGCCTGGGTCAGCCTGGCGCGCACCCGGCGATCCTCCTCCTGCTCGATGACACCGGCCAATGGCTCCGCCAGATCGGCATCGACCTCGCCGAGCAGGCGCTCCGCCGAGGCGCGGCGCAGCTCGAGATCCGGTGAGTAGAGATCAACCACGGCAATGGCGCTGCGCAGCTGATTGCGCAGGGCATTGTTGATACCGATGCGATCAAGCTCGCGGCGCGACATCTCACCGAGCGCTTCCCCGGACAGCGCATCCGCCACCGGCCAATCGCGACCACGGTTGTCGAGCACCACCACGAAGCGGCCATCGTCAGTACGCTGCAGGCGACCGTCGAGGAGCGCCGAGAGCCAGTCGCGGGCGCGCGTATCGTCGCTCTGGACGATGGCATCTATGGCTTCGCCCTTGGCCGGATAGGAGTCGACATCGAGCGCTTCGAGCAGCTCAAGGGCCGCGGCGTCATCGCCGGCGTAGGAAGACTGTGCTTGCGCAGCCCCAGCCGTGATACACAGGGAAATCAGCAGGATCAACATCGCCAGGCAGCGAGAAGGTCGGCCAGCAGCGCTGCCGGCACTCGCCTTGACCGCCACTGGCCAGGGCAACGGGAAAATCCTCATCGGAGCTTTCCTCTGGATAGAGACGAGAAGGCATCTGGATAGAGACAAGATGGCGTGCGTCCCGCCGCCCGGCCGGGCGGCGGGGAAATCGACTCACTCGATTTATTCGGCCAAGGCAGCCTCGGCTTCTTCGGCCGCAGTGCTGCCGCCGCAGGAGCCGGTGGCGACATTGAAGTTGCCGCAGCGCATCGGTGCGCGCCAGTCGGCAATCAGGTCACGGGAGCCCGGCAGGTAGTCGGACCAGGCATCGCCGGCCACGGTGGAGGGTGTCCGCCAGACCACGTCGAACTGGCCATTGTCCTGGATCTCACCGATCAGCACCGGCTTGGTGATGTGGTGGTTGGGCATCATCGCCGCATAGCCGCCGGTCAGGTTGGGTACGGTGACACCGATGATCGCCTCCTTGATCGCGTCGACGTCGGTGGTACCGGCCTTGCGCACCGCCTCGGCCCACATGTTGAAGCCGATGTAGTGAGCCTCCATGGGATCGTTGGTCACCGCCTCCTCGTCGCCGGTGTAATCGATCCAGGCGTCGATGAAGTCATAGTTTTCATCGGTGTCGACGCTCATGAAGTAGTTCCAGGCGGCCAGGTGGCCGACCAACGGGCCGGTGTTGATCCCGGTCAGCTCCTGCTCGCCCACCGAGAATGCGACCACCGGGATATCCGCAGCGTCAACGCCCTGGTTGGCCAGTTCCGTATAGAAAGGCACGTTGGCATCCCCGTTGATGGTGGACACCACCGCGGTCTTCTTGCCCTCGCTGCCGAAGCGACGAATATCCGAGACGATGTTCTGCCAGTCGGAGTGACCGAAGGGCGTGTAGTTGATCATGATGTCGTCGTCGGCCACCCCGTGTTCTTCCTTGAGGAAGGCCTCGAGGATACGGTTGGTGGTGCGCGGATAGACGTAGTCGGTGCCGGCCAGCACCCAGCGCTCCACGCCCACCTCGTTCAGCAGGTACTCGACGGCGGGAATGGCCTGCTGGTTGGGCGCCGCTCCGGTATAGAAGACGTTCTCGGAGGACTCCTCACCCTCATACTGCACCGGGTAGAACAGCAGGCCGTTGAGCTCCTCGAAGACGGGCAGCACGGCCTTGCGCGAGACCGAGGTCCAGTTGCCGAAGACCACATCGACTTCATGTTGGGCCAGCAACTCGCGGGCACGCTCGGCGAACAGCGGCCAGTTGGAGGCCGGGTCGACCACCACCGCCTCGAGCTGGCGACCCAGCAGGCCACCCTGCTCGTTCTGCTGCTCGATCAGCATTTCCACGGTGTCCTTGAGCACCGTCTCGCTGATCGCCATGGTGCCGGACAGCGAGTGGAGAATGCCCACCTTGATCGGTTCTTCGGCCAGCGCCTGGGCGCTGAAGCCAAGGCTGGCAGTGGTAACCAGTGCGGCAGCCGCCAGCCGTGAAGGACGAAGATAGGGATGGAGATAGGGACGGGACAGGACCTTGCGTCGGGATTCGTTCACTTGTCACTCCTTGCACCTTCCTGCGGGAAGGTTTCATTGTGATGGCATCGCACTGGGTCAAAGGACCGTCCGTGCGGGTCTCAGCCATCAGTCTTTGCAAGGCCTGCGCCACCCTCACGCAAAAATCGTAAATCTTTTAAATTTCAATATATTGGAAACACCCGCCAGGACCATTCACATATCCCTCGGCACTACCATGGTGCAGACAGAGTCCCCTTTCTCCGCACTTCCCGCACCGTTCGCGTGCAGGGCACACAAAAAAGGGGCACCGGTCTGCACCGGCGCCCCAACATCAAAACCCTGGCGTGATCATGTCCGTGCGCGGCGCGCCTTTGCCAGGCCCTGCTTCACCACTGGAAGCAGCAGCGACAGCGCGGCGATGATCAGCAGCCACATGGAGATCGGCTTGTCGATGAAGATCATCCAGTCACCACCCGAGATCTGCAGCGCCCGGCGCATGGATTCTTCCATGATGGCACCGAGGATCAGCGCCAGGATCAGCGGCGCCGCCGGGAAGCCGAACAGGCGCATGCCGAGTCCCACCAGGCCGAATCCCAGCAGCAGGAGCAGATCGAAGACACTGAAGCTCATGCCGTAGACCCCCACCATGCAGAAGATCAGGATCAGGGCGAGCAGCAGCGGACGCGGCATCTCGAGGATCTTGGCGATATAGGGAATCAGCGGCAGGTTGAGCACCAGCAGGAAGATGTTGCCGATGTACATACTGGCGATGACGCCCCAGAACACGTCGGGACGGTCGACCAGCATGGCCGGCCCCGGGCTGACGCCCATGACCAGCAGCGCGCCCAGCAGCACCGCCGTGGTGCCGGAACCGGGCACGCCAAGCGTCAGCAGCGGGACAAAGGAGCCGGTACAGGCGGCATTGTTGGCCGCCTCGGGGGCCGCGACGCCCTTGATATTGCCCTTGCCGAAGGTATCCCCATCCTTGGCCAGGCGCTTTTCCATGCTGTAGCCGAGGAATGAACCGATAGTGGCACCGGCCCCAGGCAATACGCCGGTGAAGAAACCGAGCACGGAGCTACGGGCGATGGGCGGCGCGATCTCGCGAACCTCGCTTCGGCTCAGCTTCAGCGAACCGATGGCATTGCGCGGCTGCTCCTTGCCCCCGCCACCACGCAGCAGCATGTAGAACACTTCAGCCAGCGCGAAGATACCCAGCGCCACCACCAGGAAGTCGATACCGTCGAGGAGATGAGCAGTGCCGAAGGTGAATCGCTCCGTGCCGGTCTGAAGGTCGATGCCCATGATCGAGATCATCACCCCTATCACGGCAGCGATCAGTCCCTTGACCAGTGACTTGTCGGAGAGCGACACCACCGCGGTCAGGCCCAGCACCATCAGGGAAAAGTACTCGGCCGGCCCGAAGCTGACCGCGACCTTCGACAGCATCGGTGCCACCAGCATCAGGAAGACGATGGAGATGGTGCCGCCGACGAAGGACGCATATGCGGCAATGGCCAGGGCCTTGCCCGCCAGCCCCTGCTTGGCCATTGGATAGCCGTCGAACGAGGTTGCCACGGTACCGGCGACGCCCGGCGCGTTGAGCAGGATCGATGAGCTCGAGCCACCGAAGATAGCACCGTAGTAGACCCCTGCCATCAGGATCAAGCCGGACGAGGGCTCCATGGCAAAGGTGATCGGGATCATCAGCGCCAGGGCACTGATCGGACCCAGGCCCGGCAGCATGCCGATGATGGTGCCGGCAAACACACCGGCGAAGACGTAGGCGATGTTCATCGGCTCCAGCGCGATACCGAAGCCGTACATCAGGTTGTTCAGCGATTCCATGGGAGACTCCGGGCCGTGGTCAGAGCGGCAGCAAACCGGTGGGCAGATAGACACCCATGATCCGAGTCATGGTCAGGTAGAGAGTCAGCACGACGCCCAGCGAGGTGGCAAGGTTGACCCCATGGCGGCGATAGCCGTAGTACCAGGCCAGCCCGAAGACCAGCGATACGGAGGCCAGCACGAAGCCTACCGGCACCAGCAGCAGCGCGTAGGCCACGATAGCCAGGGTGGTCACGATGACCCGCGACCATGGCTTCAGCAGCAGCGGGGCGGCCTGCTCTTCGGGGTCCAGCTCCTCGGGTACGTCCTGTGACTTGGGCTTCTCCAGGAACAACAGCAGGGACAGGCCCAGCAGCGTGAAGCCCAGCACCTTGGGGAAGAGATCGGAGTCGATCGGCCTTGGCAGCGGAAAGGGACGGATCTGCCAGGCCATGGCCAGGTAGCCTACCGCTAGCGCGGCCAGCACCAGAGCAATGATCTGGTTGGAATTGAGTCGAGTCATGGCGGACCTCGAGCCTGAGGGGCTCAAGCAGTGGCTGAAGGGGCTGTTGTGATGATTCGCATCGACGAAATCTGGCTGGCCACCGAGCCCCTGGATATGCGCGCCGGACCCGATACGTCACTGGCCCGGGTGGTGGCACCGCTCGCTCCTTCGACGGGGGCGCCCAGGGCGACGAGCATGAAACCGCCCTGGCCAGGCTGCTGCCATCGCTGGCCAAGCACTGGCACAACAAGCGCGGACCCGGGTTCATGGCCGTGGCCACGTCGCCTTCCTGCACGCTGGGTTCGTGGGTGTCGTAGTCGCCGACCCGCTCGCCGATAGTGGCGAAGTCGAAGTCTTCCTGGCGGCTCATCAGGCTCATCACCACGCAGACCAGGGTGCTGGCGCCATAGGCGGTCAGCGAGGCCAGCAGTACGGTGTAGTCGCGCAGGAAGTCGGTGGCGAACACCAGCATCGCCACCAGCGCCAGGGCGGCGGCGATGAACCCGGCGATGCGGCCCAGGAAGCCGAACACCATCAGGCCGATGATCACGCCGCCACCGATGCTGGCCAGCACCTCGAAGAACAGGCCGCTGGCGCCGCTCATGGGCAGCAGCTCGAAGCGCGCCAGGCAGAACAGCACCATGGCCACCAGTACCGAGGTGGTGAAGGCCTGATTGGTGACCCGGTTCCAGAAGCAGCTGGCGATGACCGGGAAGACGATGGCGCCCCACAGCGCGCCGACGAACACCAGCATCACCAGGATATCCAGCGAGAAGCTGGCGAAGACGATGCCCACCGCGGTGGCGACGATCATGGTCAGGCGGCCCACCAGCAGCATGCGCTTGGGGTCGGCCTTGCCGCGGGCGATGTTCTTGCCGTAGACATCGGCCATCATGATCGCCGACAGCGCGGAGAGATCGGAGTCGGCGGTAGAGGAGAGCGAGCCGATCACCAGGATGAAGAACAGCGCAATGAACAGCGGCGGCAGATAGCCGGACACCATCTGCGGGATCAGGTTGTTCATGTCACCGCCCATTGGCTCGACGCCCAAGGTCAGCGCCATCAGGCCGATCATGCCCAGCCCGATGACGATGGCACCGTAGCCGATGGTCGCGGTGATGAAGGTTGGCTTGATATGACTCTCGTTCACCGCGAACAGGCGCTGGGAAATGGTCTGGTTACCGATCGCATAGGCCAGCACGGCGACGAAGAAGGGCGCGCCCTGGTAGAGAATGGCATCCATGGAGAACAGGTTGGCCTGCTCGACCGTCAGGTTATCCAGGCCAGCCACCAGCTCGCTGGGACCGCCCATGGCGAAGAACACCGCGGGGATGATCACGATGGCAATCGCCATCAGCGCCACCAGCTGTGCGAAGTCGGTCATCACCGAGGCGCGGAACCCCGACCACAGCGTATACAGCAGTACGCCGAAGCCGGCAATGATCACCCCGGCCTGGAACGACAGCGGCGAGAGCACCGAGACCAGCGCGCCGGCGGCGGTGAAGTTGACCATCAGGCTGATCACGCTGCCCAGCACGTTGGAGAGCGCCAGGATCAGCTGACTGGAGGAGCCGTGACGGGCGTGGATCAGTTCGCCCAGGGTGTGGGCATTGGGGGCGAGCTTGCGAAAGCGCCGGCCGAAGGGGTAGATGAACAGGATCATCAGTGCCCCCCACAGTCCGTAGTGAATGGGGCCAGAGACGCCGTAGGTATAGCCGGAAGTGGCGGCGGCGTAGAAGGAGGCGGCCCAGATCCAGGTGGCGGTCATGCTGGCGGCGCCCATGCCGAAGCCCACGCGGTGGTTGGAGACCATGAAGGCGTCGGCGTCTTCGTTCTTCTTGCGGATGCCCAGCGTCATCAGGTAGGTGCCGCCGTAGAAGGCGAGCAGCAGCAAGATGACGGTCAGGGTCGAAAATTGATAGAGCGATTCGCTGTTCAAGGGCAATCCCTCGGTGGATGGAACGAACACGCCCGGGCCGGTCGATCAGGTCGACATGCCGGACGCAGTGATGGTGCTGTGGGGGGGCCAGGCCCAAAGGCGGCTTGAGGCTGATCAGCGCTCAGGCATTAGCGCAGAGACAAGCAGGCTGACGCCAGGCGTGGCGCAGCCTCGGGTGCTATCGATCAGGCACGGCAAGACGATGCCGTCAGTCAGGCATTACCCCGCAGCGGCGAGGTCGGGGGGCGGGCGGCGCGGCATGCACCGTCCTTCATCGGCGTAGTGGCGCGACATGGATTCCTTCTCTATCGATGGCGTCGACGACGTACAGTCGAGAGTACCGGTGATCCAGTCTGCATGTAGGCAAGACCAGGGTGTCCCATGGCGGGACCTGTCAGGGATCGGTTATCAGTATTATTGCCTGATCCAAGGGTCGTATACCCTACTGATCTATCCTGAAAAAGTCCAATCGGTGCCGAATCGGCGGAAAATTGCGTCTAGTTGCGCCGAAATGTCGGCTGCGATCCCGCTGCGGGCTCAGTTGATCATTCCAGGAAGCCAGGTGGCGATGGCCGGGAAGGCGATCAGCAGGGCGACCAGCAGCATCGAGCAGAGGATATAGGGAATCGCCGCGGCGTAGATCTCGCGCATGGTGGTGCCCTTGGGGGCCACCCCCTTCATCACGAACAGCAGCAGCCCAAGCGGTGGCGTCGAGAAGCTGATCTCCAGGGCCAGCAGCACGATGATGCCGAACCAGATCGGATCGAAGCCCAGCACCTGCGCCAGCGGGAAGAAGAACGGCACCGTCAGCATCATGATGGAGATCTGCTCCATGAAGGTGCCGAGTACCAGCAGCACGGCGAACATCGCCAGCAGCATCAGGATGGGTGCCAGGTCGAAGCTGGTGGCCCACTGGATCAGTCCGCTGGAGGCGCCGGAGAAGGCCAGCAGCTGGCTGAAGGTGGCGGAGCCGAAAACGATCAGGTAGGCCATCAGCGTGACCTTCAGTGCCCCGGTGACCGATAGCTTGAACGCCTCCCAGGTCATGCAGCGGAAGACGAAGGCCAGCACCATGGCGCCCAGGGCTCCGAACGCAGCCGCCTCGGAAGGGGTGGCGAAGCCCATCAGCATCAGCGCCACGATCAGCACCATCACGCTGATCATCGGCACGATGTCGGTGAGAATCAGCATCAGCTTCTGCTTGAGGGGAACCGGCTCCAGTTCGTAGTTGGGGGCGGCAGAGGGGTCGATCCGGGTGTGGATCCAGATGGTGGCGATATAGAGACAGGCCAGCACCAGGCCCGGCAGAATGCCGGCGATAAGCAGGGCGCCGATGTCGATCTTGGCCAGGGTGGCCAGCAGTACCGCCAGCGCCGAGGGTGGAATGATGATGGCCAGGCCGCCGGTGCCCAGGATCGGGCCGATGGCCATGTGCTTCTTGTAGCCGCGGCGCTCCATCTCGGGCACCAGCAGCGAGCCCATCAGCGCCGTGGACCCCATGGAGGAGCCACTCAGGGTCGAGAACCCGGTACCCCCCACGACGGTGACATAGGATAGCCGGCCAGGCACCTTGCCCATCAGCTGGTCGATGGCATTGAACATCTTCATGCCCATGCCGGTGCGGAAGAACAGTTCGCCCATCAGCAGAAACAGCGGGATCGGCACCAGGTTGAAGCTTGACAGGGCGCCGAAGCCGTTGTTCAGCATTTGGATGATGCCGTTCTGTCCGCCCATGAAGTACCAGGCGCCGATGACGTTGGCGGCCAGGAACGCCAGCGCAATGGGCGTACCGATGGCCATGAAGCCGAGGATCAGGGCCAGGAGAAAGGCCAGGGCCAGATACCATTCCATTATTCTTTTATCCCCGCTTCGCCGCTGTGAAGAATGTCTCGACCCACCACGAAGCGGGCGAATTCGATGGCCATGAGAGAGAAACAGACCGGGTAGGCGATGGTGAGGATCCACTTCGGTACGAAGAAGGCGCGCACGTCATAGTCGCTGCGCTGGAGGTTCAGCATCACCAGGTCATAGCCCTTCCAGGCCAATACCACGCAGACCGTCACGCAGAGCAGGGCGACCAGCCGGCTCAATACCTGCAGGGCCAGCGGTGGCAGGATCGAGGTGAGCAGTTCGATATGCACGTGCCCCTTGTGCCTGACCAGCCAGGGCGCACCCAGCAGGGTCAGATAGAACATGGCGTACTCGGTGGAGAGGAAGAACCAGGCAGAGGGCTGCAGGCCCAGGTTGCGGATCACCACGGAGAGCACGATGGCGACCATCAGCCACACCAGCATGATGGCGGCCAGCAGGGCCATGCCGTTGAGCAGCAGAAGATAGGCGCGGGTTGCGTATCGCATAGCGTCATCCAGGGCCCGGCAGCGAGCCAGGCGGGAACAGGAAGGAGAGCCGGCCGCCTGGCGGCCGGCTCGTCATGCTTCAGAGGTCGTTGAACTTCTCGATCAGCTCGTCATAGTGCTCGAGGCCCATGGGGTGACGTTCCATCTGGCGACGCATGCGCTCCCAGGTGGCTTCACGGGCTGCTTCTGAAAAGCGCTCGCCGGCTTCGCCTTCCAGGCGGAAGACCTGCATGCCGTCGGCTTCCAGCTCTTCGAGCTGCTCCGTTGCCAGCACCTCGAAACGCTCTGCGCTTGCGCGCTCATGTTCGATGGCCACTTCCTGGAGGATCTCGCGAGCCTCTTCGCTCAGAGCGTTCCAGCTATCCAGGTTGAGGATGACGCCCATGTCGGTGGAGAAGAAATCGGGGTCGATCCGGTAGTTCAGGAAGCGATCCCAGTTGAGGTCCTTGAGGCCGATCTGGGTCCAGCCGGTGGCGTTGACCACGTTGCGCTCCAGCGCCGAGTAGACGTCGGTGGTGGGCAGGCTGATCGGCTGTGCGCCCAGGTAGTCCTGGAAGAAGGCGTCGTAGACCGGGTTGCTGCGCAGCGTCATTCCCGAGACGCTCAGGTTGCCGTCGTCGTCCAGGCGGGGCTCGTTGATCGTGTAGAGGTTGTAGCTGACACCGCTGTCGAACCAGCCCAGGTAATAGGTGCCCATCTTTTCCTGGTGTATCTCGTTGAGCAGGTCGATGCCGCCGTTCTCGCGGGCATGGATGGCGTTGGTGTTCGAGGCGACCATGGCATCGCGCTCCGGTACGGTGCCGGCGTAGAAGCTGGCCGCGGTATAGGCCATGTCGA
It contains:
- the urtA gene encoding urea ABC transporter substrate-binding protein encodes the protein MNESRRKVLSRPYLHPYLRPSRLAAAALVTTASLGFSAQALAEEPIKVGILHSLSGTMAISETVLKDTVEMLIEQQNEQGGLLGRQLEAVVVDPASNWPLFAERARELLAQHEVDVVFGNWTSVSRKAVLPVFEELNGLLFYPVQYEGEESSENVFYTGAAPNQQAIPAVEYLLNEVGVERWVLAGTDYVYPRTTNRILEAFLKEEHGVADDDIMINYTPFGHSDWQNIVSDIRRFGSEGKKTAVVSTINGDANVPFYTELANQGVDAADIPVVAFSVGEQELTGINTGPLVGHLAAWNYFMSVDTDENYDFIDAWIDYTGDEEAVTNDPMEAHYIGFNMWAEAVRKAGTTDVDAIKEAIIGVTVPNLTGGYAAMMPNHHITKPVLIGEIQDNGQFDVVWRTPSTVAGDAWSDYLPGSRDLIADWRAPMRCGNFNVATGSCGGSTAAEEAEAALAE
- a CDS encoding TRAP transporter small permease, which translates into the protein MRYATRAYLLLLNGMALLAAIMLVWLMVAIVLSVVIRNLGLQPSAWFFLSTEYAMFYLTLLGAPWLVRHKGHVHIELLTSILPPLALQVLSRLVALLCVTVCVVLAWKGYDLVMLNLQRSDYDVRAFFVPKWILTIAYPVCFSLMAIEFARFVVGRDILHSGEAGIKE
- a CDS encoding tripartite tricarboxylate transporter permease; this translates as MESLNNLMYGFGIALEPMNIAYVFAGVFAGTIIGMLPGLGPISALALMIPITFAMEPSSGLILMAGVYYGAIFGGSSSSILLNAPGVAGTVATSFDGYPMAKQGLAGKALAIAAYASFVGGTISIVFLMLVAPMLSKVAVSFGPAEYFSLMVLGLTAVVSLSDKSLVKGLIAAVIGVMISIMGIDLQTGTERFTFGTAHLLDGIDFLVVALGIFALAEVFYMLLRGGGGKEQPRNAIGSLKLSRSEVREIAPPIARSSVLGFFTGVLPGAGATIGSFLGYSMEKRLAKDGDTFGKGNIKGVAAPEAANNAACTGSFVPLLTLGVPGSGTTAVLLGALLVMGVSPGPAMLVDRPDVFWGVIASMYIGNIFLLVLNLPLIPYIAKILEMPRPLLLALILIFCMVGVYGMSFSVFDLLLLLGFGLVGLGMRLFGFPAAPLILALILGAIMEESMRRALQISGGDWMIFIDKPISMWLLIIAALSLLLPVVKQGLAKARRART
- a CDS encoding tripartite tricarboxylate transporter TctB family protein, with product MTRLNSNQIIALVLAALAVGYLAMAWQIRPFPLPRPIDSDLFPKVLGFTLLGLSLLLFLEKPKSQDVPEELDPEEQAAPLLLKPWSRVIVTTLAIVAYALLLVPVGFVLASVSLVFGLAWYYGYRRHGVNLATSLGVVLTLYLTMTRIMGVYLPTGLLPL
- a CDS encoding TRAP transporter large permease — translated: MEWYLALAFLLALILGFMAIGTPIALAFLAANVIGAWYFMGGQNGIIQMLNNGFGALSSFNLVPIPLFLLMGELFFRTGMGMKMFNAIDQLMGKVPGRLSYVTVVGGTGFSTLSGSSMGSTALMGSLLVPEMERRGYKKHMAIGPILGTGGLAIIIPPSALAVLLATLAKIDIGALLIAGILPGLVLACLYIATIWIHTRIDPSAAPNYELEPVPLKQKLMLILTDIVPMISVMVLIVALMLMGFATPSEAAAFGALGAMVLAFVFRCMTWEAFKLSVTGALKVTLMAYLIVFGSATFSQLLAFSGASSGLIQWATSFDLAPILMLLAMFAVLLVLGTFMEQISIMMLTVPFFFPLAQVLGFDPIWFGIIVLLALEISFSTPPLGLLLFVMKGVAPKGTTMREIYAAAIPYILCSMLLVALLIAFPAIATWLPGMIN